The following are encoded in a window of Mycobacterium decipiens genomic DNA:
- a CDS encoding aldehyde dehydrogenase family protein, protein MVHIDALGAGGEYRTRNREVVRSTAGVPVAELSIVPPLYVSRTISAQRKVRPLPVVQRAAALARTADAFVTGVIAGLDFETYVGLTSRISGLPIAVTRAEAGAVADAVASAFDAVRPARPAGAALDWRAERTRNGGAVWARRGETFAVHAAGNGPGVHRLWPQALALGYRVVVRPSRREPLTAHRLVNALRESGFRPEDAVYLPTDHGGADEVIRSADLAMAYGGRDVADKYAGDPTVVVNGPGRTKILVTADRDWSDFIDIIVDSIVNLGGMACVNTTAVLYEGDPVPLAAAIAERLVAVEPLPSAHERAVLPTQPVDRARALAKYLAAKAAGTTPLLGAEQVVAALGDGGAALRPAVHLLAGPDVDKLNIELPFPCVWVSPWSRDAGVAPLRHSLVVTAITGDEELIDDLLAEPTVSNVYCGRHPTYWATPAIPHDGFLADVLMRNKGFVRD, encoded by the coding sequence CTGGTGCACATCGATGCCCTCGGCGCGGGTGGTGAGTACCGGACCCGAAACCGCGAGGTGGTCAGGAGCACGGCGGGTGTGCCGGTTGCCGAGTTGAGCATCGTGCCGCCCCTGTATGTGTCGCGCACCATCAGCGCGCAACGCAAGGTCCGACCGCTGCCGGTCGTGCAGCGCGCAGCGGCGCTGGCCCGGACCGCCGATGCCTTTGTTACCGGCGTGATCGCCGGGCTGGACTTCGAGACCTATGTGGGTCTGACCAGCCGGATTTCGGGACTGCCGATCGCGGTGACCCGCGCCGAGGCCGGTGCCGTGGCCGACGCCGTGGCCTCGGCCTTCGATGCGGTGCGACCGGCCCGGCCGGCGGGCGCGGCGCTGGACTGGCGGGCGGAACGCACCCGCAACGGCGGTGCGGTGTGGGCGCGCCGCGGTGAGACGTTCGCAGTGCACGCCGCCGGGAATGGTCCCGGCGTCCATCGCCTGTGGCCGCAGGCGCTCGCGCTGGGCTATCGAGTGGTGGTCCGCCCGTCACGTCGTGAGCCCTTGACCGCGCACCGGCTGGTCAACGCGTTACGCGAGTCGGGGTTTCGCCCCGAAGATGCGGTGTATCTGCCCACCGACCACGGCGGCGCCGACGAGGTTATCCGGTCGGCCGATCTCGCGATGGCATACGGGGGGCGCGACGTGGCGGACAAATACGCCGGCGATCCGACGGTCGTGGTCAACGGACCGGGACGAACGAAGATCCTCGTCACCGCCGACCGGGATTGGTCTGACTTCATCGACATCATCGTCGATTCGATCGTCAACCTGGGTGGGATGGCGTGCGTCAACACCACCGCCGTGCTCTACGAAGGAGATCCGGTCCCGCTGGCCGCCGCGATTGCCGAGCGGCTGGTGGCGGTTGAGCCGCTGCCGAGCGCACACGAGCGAGCGGTCCTGCCCACCCAGCCCGTCGACAGGGCGCGGGCCCTGGCGAAGTACCTGGCGGCCAAGGCCGCCGGGACGACCCCGCTGCTCGGGGCCGAGCAGGTGGTGGCCGCACTGGGCGACGGCGGTGCCGCGCTCCGCCCGGCGGTGCATCTGTTGGCCGGGCCCGACGTCGACAAGCTCAACATCGAGCTGCCGTTTCCCTGCGTATGGGTGTCGCCATGGTCGCGCGATGCCGGGGTTGCTCCGTTGCGGCATTCGTTGGTGGTAACCGCGATCACCGGCGACGAGGAGCTGATCGACGATCTGCTCGCCGAGCCCACGGTGTCAAACGTGTACTGCGGTCGCCACCCGACCTACTGGGCAACACCGGCAATCCCGCACGACGGGTTCCTGGCCGACGTGCTGATGCGCAACAAGGGCTTTGTCAGGGACTAG
- a CDS encoding SDR family NAD(P)-dependent oxidoreductase — MNLAANVIDRLVNPARTSDPERLREAVSGKTVLVTGASYGIGEATSRRLAAAGARLLIVARSAERLDDLAASINAGGGHAVAYPADLTEEAAVSVLTKQISENHPPLDIVVSNAGKSLRRSLHHQYERPHDFQRTIDINYLGPIWLLLGLLPAMRENRRGHIVNVSSVGVRVAPGPQWGAYQASKGAFDRWLRSVAPELHADGVDVTTVYFALVRTRMIEPTPILRRFPGLHPDEAADAIAHAIIERSRTNAPPWVWPAELASVVLAGPVDRAARLWHRRFFAESAVGRSAAKRGARR; from the coding sequence ATGAATCTGGCAGCGAACGTGATCGACAGGTTGGTCAACCCGGCGCGCACATCGGATCCCGAGAGGTTGCGCGAAGCTGTTTCCGGCAAAACCGTCCTGGTCACCGGCGCCTCCTACGGAATTGGCGAAGCGACCAGCCGAAGACTGGCCGCCGCCGGAGCGAGGTTGCTGATCGTCGCCCGATCGGCGGAACGGCTCGACGACCTCGCGGCCTCGATCAATGCCGGCGGTGGGCATGCGGTCGCCTACCCGGCCGATCTGACCGAGGAGGCCGCCGTCAGCGTGTTGACCAAGCAGATCAGCGAGAACCACCCCCCGCTCGACATCGTAGTTAGCAATGCGGGCAAGTCGCTGCGCCGGTCGCTGCATCACCAGTACGAGCGGCCGCACGATTTTCAACGCACCATTGACATCAATTATCTGGGGCCGATCTGGCTGCTACTCGGATTGCTGCCGGCCATGCGGGAGAACCGACGCGGCCACATCGTGAACGTTTCGAGTGTTGGCGTGCGTGTCGCGCCCGGCCCGCAATGGGGTGCCTACCAGGCATCCAAGGGGGCTTTCGATCGCTGGTTGCGCAGTGTGGCGCCGGAGCTGCATGCCGATGGCGTGGACGTCACCACGGTCTACTTCGCGTTGGTCCGCACCCGGATGATTGAGCCCACGCCCATCCTGCGCAGATTTCCGGGTTTGCACCCGGACGAGGCCGCCGACGCCATCGCACACGCCATCATCGAACGGTCCCGCACCAACGCGCCGCCCTGGGTGTGGCCCGCCGAGCTGGCCTCGGTGGTGTTGGCCGGTCCCGTCGATCGTGCCGCTCGCTTGTGGCACCGCCGGTTCTTCGCCGAATCCGCGGTTGGGAGATCCGCAGCGAAGCGGGGCGCGCGCCGATGA